Proteins co-encoded in one Paracoccus aestuarii genomic window:
- a CDS encoding ExbD/TolR family protein codes for MRIDMPPRRPRGESIIPMINVVFLLLIFFLLTAQIARPVPFPLTPPEGQSPVASDGVEALFVGPDGSLAWGDARGEAVWDAIAARPDPGPVEIRADAALPAAVLAGLLARLRAATPAGARLVVIGG; via the coding sequence ATGCGCATCGACATGCCCCCCCGGCGCCCGCGCGGCGAATCGATCATCCCGATGATCAACGTGGTGTTCCTGCTGCTGATCTTCTTTCTGCTGACGGCCCAGATCGCGCGGCCCGTGCCCTTTCCCCTGACCCCGCCGGAGGGGCAGTCGCCCGTCGCCTCGGACGGGGTCGAGGCGCTGTTCGTCGGCCCCGACGGCAGCCTGGCTTGGGGCGACGCGCGGGGCGAGGCGGTCTGGGACGCCATCGCCGCCCGCCCGGATCCCGGCCCGGTCGAGATCCGCGCCGATGCGGCCCTGCCCGCCGCGGTTCTGGCGGGGCTGCTGGCGCGCCTGCGCGCCGCGACGCCCGCGGGCGCGCGGCTGGTTGTGATCGGGGGCTGA